One genomic segment of Rhizobium gallicum bv. gallicum R602sp includes these proteins:
- a CDS encoding NAD(P)/FAD-dependent oxidoreductase — protein sequence MTDRLVIIGAGQAGFAMAAKLRALHDTRPITIIGAEDVLPYQRPPLSKKYLLGEMTFDRLLFRPEHWYPDNNVEIRLATWVEQIDRDKKQVALQDGSILDYGTLALTTGSAPRRLPAAVGGDLDGVYVARDKRDADLLADEMRPGRRVLIIGGGYIGLEAAAVARYRGLEVTVIEMADRILQRVAAKETADIIRAIHESHDVVIREKTGLKRLVGRDGHVCGAELSDGSVIEIDFAIVGIGVVPNDQLAKEAGLDVANGILVNEFARTSDTSIFAAGDCAVQPWQDGRIRLESVQNAVDQAEAAAAVIVGGDAPYDPKPWFWSDQYDVKLQIAGFNLGYDETLLRRGAREGAHSVWYFRNGQFIAVDAINDAKAYVTGKKLLETGINPDKAVLADAAADLKQLLA from the coding sequence GTGACGGACAGACTGGTAATCATCGGTGCGGGGCAGGCGGGCTTCGCGATGGCCGCAAAGCTGCGCGCGCTGCACGACACCCGCCCAATCACCATTATCGGCGCCGAGGACGTTCTGCCCTACCAGCGGCCGCCGCTTTCGAAGAAATACCTGCTCGGCGAGATGACCTTCGACCGCCTGCTGTTCCGCCCCGAGCACTGGTATCCGGACAATAATGTCGAAATCCGCCTCGCGACCTGGGTCGAGCAGATCGACCGCGACAAGAAACAGGTCGCGCTGCAGGACGGCTCGATCCTTGACTACGGCACGTTGGCGCTGACCACGGGTTCGGCGCCGCGCAGGCTGCCTGCAGCCGTCGGCGGCGACCTCGACGGCGTCTATGTCGCCCGCGACAAGCGCGATGCGGACCTTCTCGCCGACGAGATGCGGCCCGGCCGGCGCGTCCTTATTATAGGCGGCGGTTATATCGGTCTCGAAGCGGCAGCCGTTGCGCGCTATCGCGGCCTCGAAGTGACCGTCATCGAAATGGCCGACCGCATTCTCCAGCGCGTTGCCGCCAAGGAAACGGCCGATATCATCCGCGCGATCCACGAAAGCCATGATGTCGTGATCCGCGAAAAGACCGGGCTTAAGCGTCTCGTCGGCAGGGATGGGCATGTTTGCGGCGCTGAGCTCTCTGACGGCTCGGTAATCGAGATCGATTTCGCCATCGTCGGCATCGGCGTCGTGCCGAACGACCAACTGGCCAAGGAAGCCGGTCTTGACGTTGCGAACGGCATCCTCGTCAACGAATTCGCCCGAACCTCGGACACGTCGATCTTTGCCGCCGGCGATTGCGCCGTGCAGCCCTGGCAGGATGGGCGGATAAGACTCGAATCGGTGCAGAACGCCGTCGACCAGGCTGAAGCCGCCGCTGCGGTCATCGTCGGCGGTGACGCGCCCTATGACCCGAAGCCGTGGTTCTGGTCCGATCAGTATGACGTGAAGCTGCAGATCGCCGGCTTCAACCTCGGCTACGACGAAACCCTTTTGCGCCGCGGCGCCCGCGAAGGCGCGCATTCCGTCTGGTACTTCAGGAACGGCCAGTTCATCGCCGTCGACGCGATCAATGACGCAAAGGCCTATGTGACGGGCAAGAAGCTGCTGGAAACAGGAATCAATCCCGACAAGGCCGTGCTGGCAGACGCCGCCGCCGATCTCAAGCAGTTGCTGGCTTAA
- a CDS encoding porin — protein MNIKSLLLGSAAALAVVSGAQAADAIVAAEPEPVEYVRVCDAYGTGYFYIPGTETCLKIEGYIRFQTDFTFGDLADNGGGEDWSARTRGQVAFTAKSDTEYGPLTGVIVYQANFRPNGVANSQDDQNDTVIDEAYIDIAGFRVGKFVNWWDADFSGETEVINNNTNFNAIRYQYDSGDFYAGIAVEELTRTGLGQDNGGNNVGIDAAVGGKFGAISWELLGGYDLDRADGAVRGIIYADIGPGTFGLAGVYASGPSDYYDNGEWAIAAQYAVKATDKFTITPAVQYTDNIDIDADEDFDGGSEWRAGVTLDYEIVENLTTKVTVNYISQDHDNGDEDEDGVTGFFRLQRSF, from the coding sequence ATGAACATCAAGAGCCTTCTTCTCGGCTCCGCTGCTGCTCTCGCAGTAGTTTCCGGTGCTCAGGCCGCTGACGCTATCGTCGCTGCTGAGCCGGAACCGGTTGAATACGTTCGCGTCTGCGACGCCTACGGCACCGGCTACTTCTACATCCCGGGCACGGAAACCTGCCTTAAGATCGAAGGTTACATCCGCTTCCAGACCGACTTCACGTTCGGCGACCTCGCTGACAACGGCGGCGGCGAAGACTGGTCGGCTCGTACCCGCGGTCAGGTTGCCTTCACGGCGAAGAGCGACACTGAATACGGTCCGCTCACCGGCGTTATCGTTTATCAGGCAAACTTCCGCCCGAACGGTGTTGCCAACAGCCAGGATGATCAGAACGACACGGTTATCGATGAAGCCTACATCGATATCGCCGGCTTCCGCGTTGGTAAGTTCGTCAACTGGTGGGATGCTGACTTCTCCGGTGAAACCGAAGTTATCAACAACAACACCAACTTCAACGCGATCCGCTACCAGTACGACTCTGGCGACTTCTACGCCGGTATTGCTGTTGAAGAGCTGACCCGTACGGGTCTGGGTCAAGACAACGGTGGCAACAACGTCGGTATCGACGCTGCTGTCGGCGGCAAGTTCGGCGCCATCAGCTGGGAACTTCTCGGCGGCTACGACCTCGACCGCGCCGATGGTGCTGTCCGTGGCATCATCTACGCAGACATCGGTCCGGGCACCTTCGGTCTCGCCGGTGTATATGCGAGCGGCCCGAGCGACTACTATGACAACGGCGAATGGGCTATTGCTGCTCAGTACGCTGTCAAGGCAACTGACAAGTTCACCATCACCCCGGCTGTTCAGTACACCGACAACATCGACATCGACGCAGACGAAGATTTCGACGGTGGCAGCGAATGGCGCGCTGGCGTCACGCTCGACTACGAAATCGTCGAGAACCTGACGACGAAGGTGACGGTTAACTACATCAGCCAGGACCACGACAATGGCGATGAAGACGAAGACGGCGTAACGGGCTTCTTCCGCCTGCAGCGTTCGTTCTAA
- a CDS encoding alpha/beta fold hydrolase, with protein sequence MFSSTAEGFEEKTYLSADGLKLYARDYGAGNRSASVCPPVICLPGLTRNSRDFHQLALILSKDPERPRRVIALDYRGRGRSAWDDNKQNYNLGVEANDVLSACAAFGITQAVFIGTSRGGLILHLIAEMKPELLASVVLNDVGPVLELEGLRHIQAYLANPRKPRDWDDAAGLLRELHEAEFSALSAGDWRGMAYAIYRETDDGLVTDIDPAIAEAVIAADFSKPLPDLWTPFDAMAAIPLLVIRGETSKLLSKATVEEMLRRHPAARQFTARCQGHAPLLHLDDVAEEIRRFLRDL encoded by the coding sequence ATGTTTTCAAGCACCGCAGAAGGCTTCGAGGAAAAGACATACCTGTCAGCCGACGGGCTCAAGCTCTATGCCCGCGACTATGGAGCCGGGAATCGGTCGGCATCCGTCTGCCCACCGGTCATCTGCCTTCCCGGCCTGACACGCAATTCCCGCGACTTTCATCAGCTTGCGCTGATCCTCTCGAAGGACCCGGAGCGTCCCAGACGCGTGATCGCGCTCGACTATCGCGGACGCGGCCGCTCGGCGTGGGACGATAACAAGCAGAATTACAATCTCGGCGTGGAAGCAAACGACGTTCTGAGCGCCTGCGCCGCCTTCGGCATCACCCAAGCCGTCTTCATCGGAACGTCACGTGGCGGACTGATTCTGCATCTCATCGCCGAGATGAAGCCCGAACTGCTGGCATCCGTGGTGCTCAACGATGTCGGCCCGGTGCTCGAACTGGAAGGGCTTCGGCATATTCAAGCTTATCTCGCAAATCCGCGAAAGCCTCGTGACTGGGACGATGCGGCCGGATTGCTTCGCGAACTGCACGAGGCGGAATTTTCCGCTCTTTCCGCCGGCGATTGGCGCGGAATGGCCTACGCAATCTATCGCGAAACCGATGATGGATTGGTCACGGATATCGATCCGGCCATCGCCGAAGCCGTGATCGCTGCCGATTTCAGCAAGCCGCTGCCGGATCTTTGGACGCCGTTCGACGCAATGGCGGCGATACCGCTGCTGGTTATCCGCGGCGAGACTTCAAAACTGCTGTCAAAGGCAACGGTCGAAGAGATGCTGCGGCGGCATCCGGCAGCACGGCAGTTCACAGCAAGATGTCAGGGACATGCGCCGCTGCTGCATCTCGATGATGTGGCGGAGGAAATCCGTCGCTTTCTCCGCGACCTCTAA
- a CDS encoding lytic transglycosylase domain-containing protein produces MKKAVLILSTLGLAAAAWSSAASPLPDTGAPVPEVGPIGFVPQTSLPESIMTGAIPRNTTVAPVSGNLKAGLDALSGKNAQQAISIRNGMAKGTLDRHILTWAIAVSGIKGVPSYEIAGAAQELKGWPGLTKLRAYSERALYDENPDPAAILAAFGDTAPETTPGAMILSRALVSAGRQTQAAKHIRKVWRSEALDKETEDKILAEFSALLGPADHKARMEYLMYRGRTAQAKRFGDMGQAQSLYEAWSAVASKAANAGTLLYAVDGKWSNDPGYLFARIEYLRKQDKYAEAAKLLAQMPSARDELLNSGEWWNEQRIVSRGLVDQGQFRAAYRVVANHVATNAADIVEAEFHAGWYALRGLQDPATAETHFRKILQVSNGPISVSRAWYWLGRAAEAGGAGKSSDFYAKAANFPSTFYGQLAAERLGRKTLNVSYPSPTKEDRQRLQSREAVQAISRLEAAGHGWRAASLYLALAEQLQSAGELAILAAQAEGSGNHHLSLQVGKIAYARGIDVAALAFPVGVIPANANISGSGKALAYAIARQESAFNPAAVSSANARGLLQLLPGTAKAVAKRHNITYSADKLTADAGYNATLGAHYLGEQIDAFGGSYILTFIAYNAGPKRVPEWISRYGDPRGKSINEIVDWIERIPFPETRNYVQRVMENYEVYKARLGQSPDIERDLIGGRSSS; encoded by the coding sequence ATGAAAAAAGCTGTGTTGATCCTCTCCACCCTCGGCCTTGCGGCCGCCGCGTGGAGCAGCGCCGCCTCGCCGCTGCCTGACACGGGCGCTCCGGTACCCGAGGTAGGGCCGATCGGCTTCGTGCCGCAAACCTCGCTGCCTGAATCGATCATGACCGGCGCCATCCCGCGCAACACGACCGTCGCGCCCGTCAGCGGAAACCTGAAGGCCGGATTAGACGCGCTTTCCGGCAAGAATGCGCAGCAGGCCATCTCGATCCGCAACGGTATGGCCAAGGGCACCCTCGACCGGCATATTCTGACATGGGCGATTGCCGTTTCCGGCATCAAGGGCGTGCCCTCCTACGAGATCGCAGGCGCGGCACAGGAACTCAAAGGGTGGCCGGGACTTACCAAGCTGCGCGCTTATTCCGAGCGCGCACTCTACGACGAAAATCCGGACCCGGCTGCAATCCTTGCGGCTTTCGGCGACACCGCACCGGAAACGACCCCAGGCGCGATGATCCTCTCGCGAGCGCTGGTCTCTGCCGGCAGACAAACACAGGCCGCGAAACATATCCGCAAGGTCTGGCGCAGCGAAGCACTCGACAAGGAGACCGAAGACAAGATCCTGGCGGAGTTCTCAGCACTGCTCGGCCCCGCCGACCACAAGGCACGCATGGAATATCTGATGTATCGCGGCCGGACCGCGCAGGCCAAGCGCTTCGGCGACATGGGCCAGGCGCAGTCCCTCTACGAGGCATGGTCGGCGGTCGCGAGCAAGGCGGCCAATGCCGGCACGCTCCTTTATGCTGTCGATGGCAAATGGTCGAATGACCCGGGCTATCTGTTTGCCCGCATCGAGTACCTGCGCAAGCAGGACAAATATGCCGAAGCCGCCAAGCTTCTGGCGCAAATGCCTTCGGCGCGCGATGAACTGTTGAATTCCGGCGAATGGTGGAACGAGCAGCGCATCGTCAGCCGCGGCCTCGTCGACCAGGGCCAGTTCAGGGCCGCCTACCGCGTCGTCGCCAACCACGTCGCGACGAACGCGGCAGATATTGTCGAAGCCGAATTCCACGCCGGTTGGTACGCGTTGCGCGGACTGCAGGATCCGGCGACGGCCGAGACGCATTTCCGCAAGATTCTTCAGGTTTCGAACGGTCCGATTTCCGTTTCGCGGGCCTGGTATTGGCTGGGCCGTGCCGCAGAAGCCGGCGGGGCGGGCAAATCCAGCGATTTCTACGCAAAAGCAGCAAACTTCCCGAGCACTTTCTACGGTCAGCTCGCAGCTGAGCGGCTGGGTCGCAAGACGCTCAACGTGTCCTATCCGTCGCCCACAAAAGAAGACCGGCAGCGCCTCCAGTCCCGCGAAGCCGTTCAGGCGATTTCGCGCCTTGAGGCCGCAGGTCATGGCTGGCGTGCGGCAAGCCTTTACCTGGCGCTCGCCGAGCAGCTTCAAAGTGCCGGCGAACTTGCCATCCTGGCGGCGCAGGCGGAAGGCTCCGGCAACCATCACCTGTCGCTGCAGGTCGGCAAGATCGCGTATGCGCGCGGGATCGATGTCGCAGCGCTCGCCTTCCCTGTCGGCGTCATTCCCGCGAACGCGAATATCTCCGGCTCGGGCAAGGCGCTCGCCTATGCCATTGCAAGGCAGGAAAGCGCTTTCAACCCCGCCGCCGTCTCGTCCGCAAACGCCCGTGGCCTTCTGCAACTTTTGCCCGGGACCGCCAAGGCAGTCGCCAAGCGCCACAACATCACCTATTCAGCCGACAAGCTGACAGCGGACGCCGGCTACAACGCCACGCTCGGCGCGCATTATCTCGGCGAACAGATCGACGCCTTCGGCGGCTCCTACATCTTGACCTTTATCGCTTATAATGCCGGGCCGAAGCGCGTGCCCGAATGGATCAGCCGCTACGGCGACCCGCGCGGCAAATCCATCAATGAAATCGTCGACTGGATTGAGCGCATCCCCTTTCCAGAAACGCGCAACTATGTCCAGCGCGTGATGGAGAATTACGAGGTCTATAAGGCGCGGCTCGGGCAGTCGCCGGATATCGAGCGCGACCTGATCGGCGGGCGGTCTTCATCCTGA
- the dapA gene encoding 4-hydroxy-tetrahydrodipicolinate synthase, giving the protein MFKGSIPALVTPFTDAGLVDEASFASHVDWQIREGSSGLVPVGTTGESPTLSHGEHKRVVEICIEAAARRVPVMAGAGSNNTREAIELAQHAEKAGAEAVLVVTPYYNKPTQKGLIAHFSAIAEAVRLPIYIYNIPGRSVVDMTPETMGALAKAHSNIVGVKDATGKIERVSEQRITCGKDFRQLSGEDATALGFNAHGGVGCISVTANVAPRLCAEFQAATLAGDYNKALEYQDRLMPLHKAIFLEPGLCGAKYGLSRLERMSRNVRSPLISMLEPTTEAAIDAAMRHAGLLN; this is encoded by the coding sequence ATGTTTAAGGGATCCATTCCCGCTCTCGTCACCCCCTTCACTGATGCCGGACTGGTGGATGAAGCCTCCTTCGCTTCCCATGTCGATTGGCAGATCAGGGAAGGCAGCAGTGGTCTCGTTCCGGTCGGCACGACCGGCGAGTCTCCGACGCTGTCGCATGGCGAGCACAAACGGGTCGTGGAAATCTGCATCGAAGCGGCGGCCAGGCGCGTGCCGGTCATGGCGGGTGCCGGCTCGAACAATACGCGCGAGGCGATCGAGCTTGCCCAGCATGCCGAAAAGGCGGGCGCCGAAGCCGTGCTCGTCGTCACGCCTTATTACAACAAGCCGACCCAGAAGGGCCTGATCGCGCACTTCTCGGCCATCGCCGAGGCTGTCAGGCTGCCGATCTATATCTACAATATCCCCGGCCGCTCGGTGGTCGACATGACGCCGGAAACGATGGGCGCGCTTGCCAAGGCGCATTCGAACATCGTCGGCGTCAAGGATGCCACCGGCAAGATCGAGCGCGTTTCCGAACAGCGCATTACCTGCGGCAAGGATTTCCGCCAGCTCTCGGGCGAGGATGCAACGGCACTTGGCTTCAACGCCCATGGCGGTGTTGGCTGCATTTCGGTAACTGCGAATGTCGCGCCGCGTCTTTGCGCAGAATTCCAGGCGGCAACGCTTGCCGGCGATTACAATAAGGCGCTCGAATATCAGGACCGCCTGATGCCGCTGCACAAGGCGATCTTCCTGGAGCCGGGCCTCTGCGGCGCGAAATACGGCCTCTCTAGGCTCGAACGCATGAGCCGCAACGTGCGCTCGCCGCTGATCTCCATGCTGGAGCCGACGACAGAAGCGGCAATCGATGCCGCGATGCGTCACGCCGGTCTGCTGAACTGA
- the smpB gene encoding SsrA-binding protein SmpB: protein MAPKGSQRIVKKVVAENRKARFNYEIIDTYEAGLVLMGTEVKSLREGKANIAESYASDEGGEIWLINSYLPEYLQANRFNHEPRRRRKLLLSSREINRLRAGINREGMTLIPLKIYFNDRGRAKMELALAKGKKLHDKRESEKERDWNRQKSRLLKDNG, encoded by the coding sequence ATGGCCCCCAAAGGCAGCCAGCGTATCGTGAAGAAGGTCGTGGCCGAAAACCGCAAGGCCCGCTTCAACTACGAAATCATCGATACATATGAAGCCGGGCTCGTTCTGATGGGCACCGAAGTCAAGTCCTTGCGCGAAGGCAAGGCCAATATCGCTGAATCCTACGCTTCGGATGAAGGCGGCGAGATCTGGCTGATTAATTCCTACCTGCCGGAATATCTGCAGGCCAACCGCTTCAACCACGAGCCGCGCCGCCGCCGCAAGCTGCTGCTTTCGAGCCGCGAGATCAACAGATTGCGTGCGGGCATCAACCGCGAAGGCATGACGTTGATCCCGTTGAAAATCTATTTCAATGATCGCGGCCGGGCGAAGATGGAACTGGCGCTCGCCAAGGGCAAGAAGCTGCACGACAAGCGCGAGTCCGAGAAGGAGCGCGATTGGAACAGGCAGAAGAGCCGCCTGCTGAAGGACAATGGCTAA
- a CDS encoding DUF3830 family protein, with translation MRRLKISVASQVFVAKLEVEKAPKTCTAFTSLLPFRNQTIHSRWSGEAIWVPLGDYQFGVDFENHTCHPSRGDILLYPGGHSETELLFAYGSSSFASKMGALAGNHFLTIVEGCEQLDDMGKLVLWKGAQPILFEALD, from the coding sequence ATGCGAAGACTGAAGATTTCGGTGGCGTCGCAAGTCTTCGTGGCGAAGCTGGAGGTAGAAAAGGCGCCGAAAACCTGCACGGCGTTCACGTCGCTGCTGCCCTTTCGAAATCAGACTATCCATTCGCGATGGAGCGGGGAGGCGATCTGGGTGCCGCTCGGCGATTATCAGTTCGGCGTCGATTTCGAAAATCACACCTGCCATCCGTCGCGTGGCGACATCCTGCTTTATCCGGGCGGGCACAGCGAGACAGAGCTGCTCTTTGCCTATGGCAGCTCGTCATTTGCGAGCAAGATGGGCGCTCTTGCCGGCAATCATTTCCTCACGATCGTCGAGGGCTGCGAACAACTAGATGACATGGGAAAACTGGTGCTCTGGAAAGGCGCCCAGCCGATCTTGTTTGAGGCTTTGGATTGA
- a CDS encoding LabA-like NYN domain-containing protein, which produces MFDPREKIALFIDGANLYAASKSLGFDIDYRKLLKAFQKRGYLLRAYYYTALIEDQEYSSIRPLIDWLDYNGYKVVTKPAKEFTDSMGRRKIKGNMDIELAIDAMEQSETVDHLVIFSGDGDFTTLVEALQRRGRKVSIISTMATQPPMIADDLRRQADHFIDLLSLKSEIGRDPSERPQKPVEIAPASDFEE; this is translated from the coding sequence ATGTTCGACCCACGCGAAAAAATTGCACTCTTCATAGACGGCGCCAACCTCTACGCTGCATCCAAGAGCCTCGGCTTTGATATCGATTATCGCAAGCTGTTGAAAGCGTTCCAGAAACGCGGTTACCTGCTGCGCGCCTACTATTACACCGCGCTGATCGAGGATCAGGAATATTCCTCCATCCGCCCGCTGATCGACTGGCTCGATTACAACGGATACAAGGTCGTCACCAAGCCTGCCAAGGAATTCACCGACTCCATGGGCCGCCGGAAGATCAAGGGCAACATGGATATCGAACTGGCGATCGACGCCATGGAGCAATCCGAAACCGTCGACCACCTTGTCATCTTTTCCGGCGACGGCGATTTTACCACCCTGGTGGAAGCCCTTCAGCGCAGGGGCCGCAAGGTGTCGATCATCTCCACGATGGCGACGCAGCCGCCCATGATCGCCGACGACCTGCGCCGCCAAGCGGATCACTTCATCGATCTGCTGTCGCTGAAAAGCGAGATCGGCCGCGACCCGTCCGAACGCCCGCAGAAGCCCGTCGAGATCGCCCCGGCGAGCGACTTCGAGGAGTAG
- the rpoZ gene encoding DNA-directed RNA polymerase subunit omega, giving the protein MARVTVEDCIDKVENRFELVLLASHRARLISQGALITIDRDNDKNPVVALREIADETLSPDDLKEDLIHSLQKHVEVDEPEPDPASLIAAGGVAAAEGEEQDDQPETITFDQMSEEELLAGIEGLVPPEKSDDY; this is encoded by the coding sequence ATGGCCCGTGTCACAGTTGAAGATTGCATCGACAAAGTTGAGAACCGCTTCGAGCTGGTTCTGCTTGCCAGCCACCGCGCGCGGCTGATTTCCCAGGGTGCCTTGATCACCATCGATCGCGACAACGACAAGAACCCCGTCGTGGCGCTGCGCGAAATCGCCGATGAAACGCTGTCTCCCGACGATCTGAAGGAAGACCTCATCCACTCGCTGCAGAAGCACGTCGAAGTCGACGAGCCAGAGCCCGACCCGGCAAGCCTCATTGCCGCTGGTGGCGTGGCGGCTGCGGAAGGCGAAGAGCAGGACGATCAGCCCGAGACGATCACTTTCGACCAGATGTCGGAAGAAGAGCTTCTGGCCGGCATCGAAGGTCTCGTGCCTCCGGAAAAGAGCGACGACTACTGA
- a CDS encoding RelA/SpoT family protein: MMRQYELVERVQKYKPDANEALLNKAYVYAMQKHGQQKRASGDPYISHPLEVAAILTDMHLDESTIAVALLHDTIEDTTATRAEIDELFGEDIGRLVEGLTKIKKLDLVTKKAKQAENLRKLLLAISDDVRVLLVKLADRLHNMRTLDHMSADKRARISEETMEIYAPLAGRMGMQDMRDELEELSFRHINPEAYETVTKRLQELSQRNEGLVKKIETELRDLLVANGLTTAKVKGRQKKPYSVFRKMQSKSLSFEQLSDVYGFRILVEDVPACYRALGIVHMRWRVVPGRFKDYISTPKQNDYRSLHTTIVGPSSQRIELQIRTKRMHEIAEYGIAAHALYKDGATNAEGDILSRESNAYSWLRHTIEALAEGDSPEEFLEHTKLELFQDQVFCFTPKGKLIALPRGATPIDFAYAVHTNIGDTTVGAKINGRIMPLVTRLANGDEVEIIRSGVQVPPAAWEEIVVTGKARAAIRRATRLAIRKQYAGLGHRILERTFERAGKIFSRDAMKPALHRLGQKDVEDAIAAVGRGEMSSLDVLRAVYPDHQDERVTVKPSGDDGWFNVRSASGMIFKVPDKAKTEAETDADMGPIRGISGNIAVQFAPAGAVPGDRIVGIMEKGKGITIYPIQSSALQRFDDQPDRWIDVRWDLDEANKSRFMARVLINALNEPGTLAKVAQSVAGLDVNIRSLNTVRVAADFTEMAVDVEVWDLRQLNQLLAQLKDLDCIATVRRLYD, translated from the coding sequence ATGATGCGGCAGTACGAGCTCGTGGAGCGGGTGCAGAAATACAAGCCCGACGCCAATGAAGCTCTGCTGAACAAGGCCTATGTCTATGCCATGCAGAAGCATGGACAGCAGAAGCGTGCCAGTGGTGATCCCTATATCTCCCATCCGCTCGAAGTCGCCGCGATTTTGACGGACATGCATCTCGACGAGTCGACCATTGCCGTCGCTCTGCTGCATGATACGATCGAGGATACGACGGCGACACGCGCCGAAATCGACGAGCTCTTCGGCGAAGATATCGGCCGGCTGGTCGAAGGCTTGACGAAGATCAAGAAACTCGATCTCGTCACCAAAAAGGCCAAGCAGGCGGAAAACCTGCGCAAGCTGCTGCTTGCGATCTCCGACGATGTCCGCGTGCTGCTCGTCAAGCTGGCCGACCGCCTGCACAATATGCGCACGCTCGACCATATGTCGGCTGACAAGCGTGCCCGTATCTCCGAGGAGACGATGGAGATCTATGCGCCGCTTGCGGGTCGCATGGGTATGCAGGACATGCGCGATGAACTGGAGGAGCTTTCCTTCCGCCATATCAACCCGGAGGCTTACGAAACCGTCACGAAGCGTCTGCAGGAACTCTCGCAGCGTAACGAAGGCCTGGTCAAGAAGATCGAAACGGAACTGCGCGATCTGCTGGTGGCCAACGGCTTGACGACGGCTAAGGTCAAGGGGCGCCAGAAGAAGCCCTACTCGGTTTTCCGCAAGATGCAATCGAAGTCGCTTTCCTTCGAGCAGCTTTCGGATGTCTATGGCTTCCGTATCCTCGTCGAGGACGTTCCAGCCTGCTATCGCGCGCTCGGCATCGTTCATATGCGCTGGCGCGTCGTGCCTGGCCGCTTCAAGGACTACATCTCAACGCCAAAGCAGAACGACTACCGTTCGCTGCACACGACGATCGTCGGCCCCTCCAGCCAGCGCATCGAACTGCAGATACGCACCAAGCGCATGCATGAGATCGCCGAATACGGCATCGCCGCGCACGCCCTTTACAAGGACGGCGCGACCAATGCCGAGGGCGACATTCTCTCGCGCGAGTCCAATGCCTATTCATGGCTCCGCCACACGATCGAGGCGCTGGCCGAAGGCGATAGCCCCGAGGAGTTCCTCGAACACACCAAGCTTGAGCTGTTCCAGGACCAGGTCTTCTGCTTCACGCCGAAGGGCAAACTGATCGCCTTGCCGCGCGGCGCAACGCCGATCGACTTTGCTTATGCCGTTCACACCAATATCGGCGACACGACGGTTGGCGCCAAGATCAACGGCCGCATCATGCCGCTGGTGACAAGACTTGCAAACGGCGACGAGGTCGAGATCATCCGCTCCGGCGTGCAGGTGCCGCCAGCTGCGTGGGAGGAGATCGTCGTGACCGGCAAGGCGCGTGCTGCAATCCGCCGTGCCACGCGCCTGGCGATTCGCAAGCAATATGCCGGCCTCGGGCACCGCATCCTGGAGCGCACCTTCGAGCGGGCGGGGAAGATATTTTCCCGGGACGCGATGAAGCCGGCGCTGCACCGCCTCGGCCAGAAGGATGTCGAGGACGCGATCGCCGCCGTCGGCCGGGGCGAGATGTCGTCGCTCGATGTCCTGCGCGCTGTCTATCCTGACCATCAGGACGAGCGTGTCACCGTCAAGCCAAGTGGCGATGACGGCTGGTTCAATGTCCGCAGCGCCTCTGGCATGATCTTCAAGGTTCCAGACAAGGCCAAGACGGAGGCGGAGACGGATGCCGATATGGGCCCGATCCGCGGCATTTCCGGCAATATCGCCGTTCAGTTCGCACCTGCAGGCGCCGTGCCCGGCGATCGCATCGTAGGCATCATGGAGAAGGGGAAGGGCATCACCATCTACCCGATCCAGTCGTCCGCGCTGCAACGTTTCGATGATCAGCCCGATCGCTGGATCGATGTGCGCTGGGACCTGGACGAGGCCAACAAATCGCGCTTCATGGCGCGCGTGCTCATCAACGCATTGAACGAGCCGGGCACGCTGGCCAAGGTGGCGCAATCCGTTGCAGGCCTTGACGTGAATATCCGTTCCTTAAACACGGTGCGCGTCGCGGCCGACTTCACCGAAATGGCGGTCGATGTCGAAGTATGGGATCTTCGCCAGCTCAACCAGCTGCTCGCGCAACTGAAGGATCTGGATTGCATTGCGACGGTGCGACGCCTCTACGACTGA
- a CDS encoding DUF3563 family protein produces MFTPIKKIARALRVPSVQEREMAYLNGSYDRIDLEYRQRQVDRGLFRSR; encoded by the coding sequence ATGTTTACTCCCATCAAGAAAATCGCCCGCGCTCTTCGCGTTCCAAGCGTACAGGAACGTGAAATGGCATACCTCAACGGTTCGTATGACCGTATTGATCTTGAATACCGTCAGCGTCAGGTTGACCGGGGCCTGTTCCGTAGCCGTTGA